A genome region from Carya illinoinensis cultivar Pawnee chromosome 2, C.illinoinensisPawnee_v1, whole genome shotgun sequence includes the following:
- the LOC122300087 gene encoding transcription factor bHLH67-like isoform X1: MERFQGPINSCFFGEHSDAACLEQEFVLSESLKFEEQEPQFSTPMLEEKMPFLQMLQSVGSPHFLPYREPNFQTLLRLQHLKKPWDGYTYNIPEMESQIHALELESCVTHDIVELHSPVKSVTMDLRQPHSASCLEATVSSECNQEPNHYIELGASAGSPPPWPKPPPQSWPKQTHLPKSLPLARERRKRKRTRPTKNQEEVESQRMTHIAVERNRRRQMNDHLNVLRSLMPTPYIQRGDQASIIGGAIDFVKELEQLLHSLEAQKRMRKNQEGGEGSGAMDAPSNGLFMSPQCRNASTEEGHRGEEVKAENKSEEAEIQVTVIQTHVNLKIQCQRKPGQLLKAIVALEELRLTVLHLNITSSESSILYSLSLKIEDECKLGSANEIASAVQQIWSFISRS, translated from the exons ATGGAGAGGTTTCAGGGACCCATTAATTCCTGT TTCTTTGGGGAACATTCAGACGCAGCTTGTCTAGAGCAAGAATTTGTCCTTTCAGAAAGCTTGAAATTTGAGGAACAAGAACCACAATTTTCAACCCCAATGTTGGAAGAGAAAATGCCATTTCTTCAGATGCTACAAAGTGTGGGATCCCCTCACTTTTTGCCTTACAGGGAGCCCAACTTTCAGACACTGTTGAGATTACAGCACCTTAAGAAGCCTTGGGACGGTTACACCTACAACATCCCTGAAATGGAAAGCCAAATTCACGCTCTAGAGCTCGAGAGCTGCGTCACCCATGACATAGTGGAGCTGCATTCTCCTGTCAAATCCGTGACCATGGACCTCCGACAGCCGCATTCAGCTTCATGTCTCGAGGCTACCGTGAGCTCAGAGTGCAACCAAGAACCCAACCATTACATAGAATTAGGCGCCTCAGCTGGCTCTCCACCTCCGTGGCCAAAACCCCCGCCACAGTCCTGGCCTAAACAGACCCACCTCCCCAAATCTCTTCCACTCGCCCGGGAACGAAGAAAGCGAAAGCGGACAAGGCCGACCAAGAACCAAGAAGAAGTAGAGAGCCAGCGCATGACCCACATTGCCGTGGAACGCAACCGTAGACGCCAAATGAATGACCATCTCAACGTCCTCAGGTCCCTAATGCCAACCCCCTATATTCAAAGG GGTGACCAAGCGTCTATTATCGGAGGTGCAATAGACTTTGTGAAGGAACTGGAGCAGCTACTCCATTCCCTTGAAGCACAGaagagaatgagaaaaaatcAGGAAGGCGGCGAGGGCTCCGGCGCTATGGATGCACCATCCAACGGCCTGTTTATGTCTCCCCAATGTAGAAATGCGTCGACGGAGGAAGGCCACCGTGGGGAAGAAGTGAAGGCGGAGAACAAGTCCGAGGAGGCGGAGATTCAGGTTACTGTGATTCAAACACATGTGAACCTGAAAATTCAATGCCAAAGGAAGCCGGGGCAGTTGCTGAAAGCCATTGTTGCACTGGAGGAACTTAGGCTGACAGTTTTGCACCTCAACATCACCTCCTCAGAGTCCTCGATTCTTTACTCTCTCAGTCTCAAG ATAGAGGATGAGTGTAAACTGGGATCTGCAAATGAGATTGCATCCGCAGTACAACAGATATGGAGCTTTATCAGCAGGAGCTGA
- the LOC122300087 gene encoding transcription factor bHLH70-like isoform X2 has translation MLEEKMPFLQMLQSVGSPHFLPYREPNFQTLLRLQHLKKPWDGYTYNIPEMESQIHALELESCVTHDIVELHSPVKSVTMDLRQPHSASCLEATVSSECNQEPNHYIELGASAGSPPPWPKPPPQSWPKQTHLPKSLPLARERRKRKRTRPTKNQEEVESQRMTHIAVERNRRRQMNDHLNVLRSLMPTPYIQRGDQASIIGGAIDFVKELEQLLHSLEAQKRMRKNQEGGEGSGAMDAPSNGLFMSPQCRNASTEEGHRGEEVKAENKSEEAEIQVTVIQTHVNLKIQCQRKPGQLLKAIVALEELRLTVLHLNITSSESSILYSLSLKIEDECKLGSANEIASAVQQIWSFISRS, from the exons ATGTTGGAAGAGAAAATGCCATTTCTTCAGATGCTACAAAGTGTGGGATCCCCTCACTTTTTGCCTTACAGGGAGCCCAACTTTCAGACACTGTTGAGATTACAGCACCTTAAGAAGCCTTGGGACGGTTACACCTACAACATCCCTGAAATGGAAAGCCAAATTCACGCTCTAGAGCTCGAGAGCTGCGTCACCCATGACATAGTGGAGCTGCATTCTCCTGTCAAATCCGTGACCATGGACCTCCGACAGCCGCATTCAGCTTCATGTCTCGAGGCTACCGTGAGCTCAGAGTGCAACCAAGAACCCAACCATTACATAGAATTAGGCGCCTCAGCTGGCTCTCCACCTCCGTGGCCAAAACCCCCGCCACAGTCCTGGCCTAAACAGACCCACCTCCCCAAATCTCTTCCACTCGCCCGGGAACGAAGAAAGCGAAAGCGGACAAGGCCGACCAAGAACCAAGAAGAAGTAGAGAGCCAGCGCATGACCCACATTGCCGTGGAACGCAACCGTAGACGCCAAATGAATGACCATCTCAACGTCCTCAGGTCCCTAATGCCAACCCCCTATATTCAAAGG GGTGACCAAGCGTCTATTATCGGAGGTGCAATAGACTTTGTGAAGGAACTGGAGCAGCTACTCCATTCCCTTGAAGCACAGaagagaatgagaaaaaatcAGGAAGGCGGCGAGGGCTCCGGCGCTATGGATGCACCATCCAACGGCCTGTTTATGTCTCCCCAATGTAGAAATGCGTCGACGGAGGAAGGCCACCGTGGGGAAGAAGTGAAGGCGGAGAACAAGTCCGAGGAGGCGGAGATTCAGGTTACTGTGATTCAAACACATGTGAACCTGAAAATTCAATGCCAAAGGAAGCCGGGGCAGTTGCTGAAAGCCATTGTTGCACTGGAGGAACTTAGGCTGACAGTTTTGCACCTCAACATCACCTCCTCAGAGTCCTCGATTCTTTACTCTCTCAGTCTCAAG ATAGAGGATGAGTGTAAACTGGGATCTGCAAATGAGATTGCATCCGCAGTACAACAGATATGGAGCTTTATCAGCAGGAGCTGA